From the genome of Papaver somniferum cultivar HN1 chromosome 2, ASM357369v1, whole genome shotgun sequence, one region includes:
- the LOC113348727 gene encoding uncharacterized GPI-anchored protein At1g61900-like — protein MEYFRVYIRFKGYSCNMFLIFVIWLSSFENVTALQTSLKATLEISSANSIPDPPSSGVFEPIEISPAVIPRYPFPGESLPPMYPSFPTTYEPVLTGKCPVKFSAISDVMDKTASDCSAPLASVVGNVICCPQVNSLLHIFQGHYNSDSDQLVLQKAVADECFSDIISILSSRGANKTIPALCSVKSSNLTGGSCPVKDTVTLEKMINTSKLLDACSSVDPLKECCRPVCQPAIVEAAVQISSTVSANLVNANIAGDPAGLDVLGDCKGVVSSWLSRKLSVDDANTAFRILSACKVNKACPLDFKQPSAVISACRDLAGPNPSCCSSLNTYIAGIQKQMLITNRQAIHCAASFGAMLQKGGVMTNIYELCDVDLKDFSLQAYGQEGCLLRSLPADAVFDNSSGFSFTCDLSDNIAAPWPSSSSISSLSLCAPEMSLPALPSLHKSGNAGYHIGERIRKLVPVFSVLVLFSSVV, from the exons ATGGAGTATTTCCGGGTCTACATTCGTTTTAAAG GTTATTCGTGCAACATGTTCTTAATCTTTGTAATTTGGTTATCTAGTTTTGAGAATGTAACAGCACTCCAAACTTCACTTAAAgccactttggaaatttcttctGCAAATAGTATTCCTGACCCTCCCAGCAGCGGAGTCTTTGAACCCATAGAAATATCACCAGCAGTAATTCCACGTTATCCATTCCCTGGAGAATCTTTGCCACCTATGTACCCTTCCTTTCCAACAACATATGAACCAGTCTTAACTGGGAAATGCCCTGTAAAATTTTCCGCCATTTCAGATGTCATGGACAAAACTGCATCTGATTGTTCGGCACCCTTGGCATCAGTGGTGGGGAATGTGATATGTTGTCCCCAGGTTAATAGTTTACTCCATATCTTCCAAGGACACTATAACAGTGACTCTGATCAGCTAGTCCTGCAAAAAGCAGTGGCCGATGAATGTTTTTCAGATATTATTAGTATATTATCTAGCAGAGGAGCGAACAAGACGATTCCTGCACTTTGTTCAGTAAAATCTTCAAACCTTACAGGGGGATCTTGTCCTGTGAAAGACACGGTCACCTTAGAGAAAATGATTAATACAAGTAAGTTACTGGATGCCTGCAGCTCTGTTGATCCTCTTAAAGAGTGCTGCAGACCTGTATGCCAACCTGCTATTGTGGAGGCTGCAGTTCAAATCTCTTCAACGGTGTCAGCCAACCTTGTTAATGCAAACATAGCTGGGGATCCTGCTGGATTAGATGTTCTTGGTGATTGTAAAGGGGTAGTTTCTTCGTGGCTTTCCAGAAAACTCTCAGTAGATGATGCCAACACTGCATTTAGGATACTCTCTGCATGCAAGGTTAACAAAG CTTGTCCTTTGGATTTCAAGCAACCATCAGCTGTAATCTCAGCATGCCGTGACTTGGCTGGTCCGAATCCTTCCTGTTGCAGCTCATTGAATACTTACATTGCTGGGATACAAAAGCAGATGCTAATTACAAATAGACAAGCCATACATTGTGCAGCATCGTTTGGGGCCATGTTACAGAAAGGTGGTGTCATGACAAATATCTATGAGCTTTGTGATGTGGACTTAAAAGACTTCAGTCTTCAGG CTTATGGACAAGAAG GTTGTCTGCTTCGAAGTTTGCCTGCAGATGCTGTATTTGACAATTCGTCCGGCTTCAGTTTCACATGTGATTTGAGTGATAATATTGCTGCACCATGGCCTTCATCCTCCTCAATTTCATCACTGTCCCTGTGCGCCCCAG AGATGTCATTGCCTGCTCTTCCATCACTGCACAAATCAGGAAATGCTG GCTACCATATCGGCGAAAGAATCAGGAAACTTGTACCAGTTTTTTCTGTTTTAGTTCTATTTAGTAGTGTAGTGTAG
- the LOC113348728 gene encoding uncharacterized protein LOC113348728 isoform X1, producing MAVKGREMNYDFASPCSSPPTPSSPLPVSVDVGQERYYFSHSSSDSAPPSPPFSPLSNKHCSSPEVSPLFQHSRQFNAYRQSTMSLGWDNLRQPSVFSLDQEPHKENTGYKESSCLNNLMKWLFLECCRMKWLFLKCCNWCSRLTALPSKPEESDHPFEDSLHWKL from the exons ATGGCAGTGAAAGGAAGAGAGATGAATTATGATTTTGCTTCTCCTTGTTCTTCACCACCGACACCGTCATCTCCGCTTCCAGTCAGTGTAGATGTGGGACAAGAGAGGTATTATTTCTCTCATTCTTCATCTGATTCTGCTCCTCCATCTCCGCCTTTTTCGcctctctctaacaaacattgtTCATCACCTGAAGTCAGTCCTTTATTTCAACACTCTCGACAGTTCAATGCCTACAGACAATCGACCATGTCATTGGGATGGGATAATCTTAGACAACCATCAGTCTTTTCTCTAGATCAAGAACCGCACAAGGAAAATACAGGCTACAAGGAGAGTTCGTGTTTGAACAACTT GATGAAGTGGCTCTTCCTCGAGTGTTGCAGGATGAAGTGGCTCTTCCTCAAGTGTTGCAACTGGTGCTCTCGGCTTACTGCTCTCCCATCAAAACCAGAAGAATCAGATCATCCTTTCGAAGATAGCTTACATTGGAAACTTTAA
- the LOC113348728 gene encoding uncharacterized protein LOC113348728 isoform X2 yields the protein MAVKGREMNYDFASPCSSPPTPSSPLPVSVDVGQERYYFSHSSSDSAPPSPPFSPLSNKHCSSPEVSPLFQHSRQFNAYRQSTMSLGWDNLRQPSVFSLDQEPHKENTGYKESSCLNNFVFGNENFGQLI from the exons ATGGCAGTGAAAGGAAGAGAGATGAATTATGATTTTGCTTCTCCTTGTTCTTCACCACCGACACCGTCATCTCCGCTTCCAGTCAGTGTAGATGTGGGACAAGAGAGGTATTATTTCTCTCATTCTTCATCTGATTCTGCTCCTCCATCTCCGCCTTTTTCGcctctctctaacaaacattgtTCATCACCTGAAGTCAGTCCTTTATTTCAACACTCTCGACAGTTCAATGCCTACAGACAATCGACCATGTCATTGGGATGGGATAATCTTAGACAACCATCAGTCTTTTCTCTAGATCAAGAACCGCACAAGGAAAATACAGGCTACAAGGAGAGTTCGTGTTTGAACAACTT TGTTTTTGGGAATGAAAATTTCGGGCAACTCATTTAG
- the LOC113348729 gene encoding putative RNA-binding protein Luc7-like 2, translated as MDAIRKQLDVLMGANRNGDVREVNRKYYDRDVCRLYLVGLCPHELFQLTKMDMGHCSKVHSLQLRKEYEEAKAKGIDNYDRDLEDVIDRLIVECDRKISRALKRLEEDDAKAAIAISVSEVTQTPEILELSKQIKEKLKEVDKLDYEGKADNKIRALEAVEELRTKRAEKQAMLLLDAFNKDRASLPQPQTNPPTLASLPTLMPPPDARTQELINEKLKKAEDLGEQGMVDEAQKALEEAEALKKLAARQDPGLDSTKYIAADIRITDQKLRVCDICGAFLSVYDSDRRLADHFGGKLHLGYMIIREKLVNLQEERNKRRKVDRRSEDDRRSKERSRDRDGPSSRDPDRDGRGGSRNRERDNGRKSRDRDRSHDRTRSRDRERDSDRPRTYESRSSRRSRSRSRDRSSRDYDRSSSGRRDRY; from the exons ATGGATGCAATTAGAAAACAACTGGATGTCTTGATGGGAGCTAACAGGAATGGTGATGTAAGAGAGGTTAATCGAAAGTATTATGATCGTGATGTCTGTCGTCTTTACCTTGTTGGACTTTGCCCTCATGAACTTTTCCAATTAACG AAAATGGATATGGGGCATTGTTCCAAGGTGCATTCGTTGCAATTGAGGAAAGAGTACGAAGAAGCGAAAGCAAAGGGTATTGATAACTATGATAGGGACTTGGAAGATGTGATAGATAGGTTAATTGTTGAATGTGATAGGAAAATTTCGAGAGCTCTTAAGCGTTTGGAAGAAGATGATGCTAAAGCTGCTATTGCTATATCTGTATCTGAGGTTACCCAG ACCCCGgagatactcgagttatcaaagCAAATAAAGGAGAAATTAAAAGAGGTTGATAAACTTG ATTATGAAGGTAAAGCTGATAATAAGATTCGCGCATTGGAAGCGGtggaagaactaagaaccaagaGAGCAGAGAAACAG GCAATGCTTCTTCTTGATGCGTTCAATAAGGACAGAGCTTCCTTACCACAACCACAGACAAACCCTCCAACACTGGCTTCTTTGCCTACGCTCATGCCGCCACCTGATGCTCGCACCCAAGAACTGATCAATGAAAAGCTGAAAAAGGCAGAAGATCTTG GTGAGCAAGGAATGGTAGATGAAGCACAGAAAGCACTTGAGGAAGCTGAGGCTCTAAAGAAg TTGGCTGCTAGGCAGGACCCAGGTTTGGATTCTACCAAGTATATTGCTGCAGATATACGCATT ACTGACCAAAAGCTACGCGTTTGTGACATTTGTGGGGCATTTCTGAGTGTATATGATAG TGACCGTCGCCTTGCTGATCATTTTGGTGGAAAGCTTCACTTAGGCTATATGATAATCCGTGAGAAGTTGGTCAACCTCCAG GAAGAGAGAAATAAGAGGCGAAAGGTAGATCGTCGATCTGAAGATGACAGAAG GTCAAAAGAAAGAAGCCGAGACCGTGACGGACCATCAAGCAGAGATCCTGACAGGGATGGTCGGGGTGGTAGCAGAAATCGGGAAAGGGATAACGGTCGCAAGAGCAGAGACCGTGATAGGTCGCATGACAGGACCCGTAGCCGTGACCGAGAGAGAGACTCAGATCGCCCTCGAACTTATGAATCAAGGAGTAGCAGGAGGTCACGTTCACGGTCTAGGGATCGCTCCAGCAGGGATTATGATCGCTCCAGCAG TGGGCGGCGTGATCGATACTAG